DNA from Branchiostoma floridae strain S238N-H82 chromosome 15, Bfl_VNyyK, whole genome shotgun sequence:
GCTTCTacgtctgcttgaagattagctTTGGTTCATGTGTCTAGAAGTCTTTGTAGAGTTGTGTTGACTAAATGCCATCACAAACAGCTACCTTACCGTACCAgcatgtcaaatttcaagtaagTTTATGGTAAAAGATGCATTGGACTTTTTAACCATCTATTGCCTAGAAAAAAGGACCATATCAAAATTAGCAATTGCTTATTAGCAGCATACCACCAGCAAAATCTCTGTTTAACTAGTTGCCACCTATGTTGGtttaatgttgtattttgttagaATGCCATCCCTCTGTTAAGTTGGTTCAGTCCAACCACAGACTCCTAAAGTCAGTCATGTTGGAAATAAACTCCTCACGTTTGCTGCATTAATGACAATTCCCATAAACGGTCTCACTCGGGACTCTAATCAGCTCGAAATTTTACTGAATTACATGAAGAGATAACAAAAATAGAGTCAAACGAGAGTCattcaacaaaaaaatacaatatcagTATGAGAGCAAATGATAAAAAACTCGAAATTTTAAAGAGCATggttttgtacatggtacacgATTAAGTCTAACATGCATATTTATTGCCACAACTTTATCATGTccatagcaagacaaacagtgtgtggcttttacggccattCACgacgtccccaagccgcctgtagcttccaccaggGGGAATTTGCATatatcccatgatgcaccgcggTCTCAACTATATATACGCTCGAgccgtgacgtcatcatttGAATAATGGCGGGTCCTGGCGCTGGACCTTCCCCGGGAGCCGCTATAAACACTCTGTATACTGTGCAACCAAAGCTTCTGGACCATAATCCTGAGGTTTTGCTTTGTTGTCTGGACACGCGCAGAGTCCCGCTGCGGTTCTCGGGCGTTTCGTGTCTGGAAATAGTCACGAGACGCTGCCACATTGCGGTAACCGGCGATCCACCGAACGTCCGGCGGTTGTGCCTGATGCCTGACCGGGACGGTGACAGGATGTTTGCCGGTGTGCTGTCCCCGGTAAAACTACGCATCAAATCGAGCTCAACCATCAAAGTAAGGATTACTTTATGTCGTTAATCATTCTTGTGacctttgtgattttttttttgtggttgaAAGACGATTAATTCCGcagcaaaaatatagaaaataaaacagGCTACGaatggggtgggagggggggtgtGGACACCGGCATAATTTGTCGTGTTGCACATTTCGGTACTGTCTCCTGTAAAATCGCAAGTTATACAATTTTCTTACTTGACAGGCCTTTTTGATTTCGCACGAACCCCggtaatttttgttgttgttgtcgaaaTTGGAGTATTTTGATAGTAAAAAAGTTGTGTTTGGGCAGATTGATTACAGAAAACACAATCAAATCAATTTCTACAATCAATGCTTTGTGTCCAAAATGTCTTTTCATGATCACCATAATTTTATTGTGGTTGAAACACAAGTCAAAACAGGAGGACAGGAGTAAATTCCACAACAGAATCATGCTATGAATGACTTCAGTGCATTGTTTGTTAACATTACTAGTATGATATCCTCTGTAAAACTGTAATTCTGATCAAGTTACTAGtctactatgtatgtatgtataacgTTAGTGGTTTTCTTTATTTAACATGTCTTTGTGATGTTATTTAACCTCTGATAATTATGTTGTCAGAAGTCGAGGGtttttgttgcaataaaagGGCACGTGTACAAGGCAGCTTTGCAAATTATTGTGGCAGAAAGTGACCAATATCTAACTTATCTTACAGTCCgcatgttttatttgttaacAAAAATGTGTTAAATGCTTTACTTGATATTAGATTAACTATGATGACTTCAGTGTCTCAAATTATGACAAGACTTGAAGAACTAAACAATGgtggctttttttttacagttcaactGTTCTCAAGATGCCAACATGGAGGAGGCACAGGGGACACTACTGTGGGAGTTTGAGGTGCTGCCAACAGACAGGACAGCTTTGAAGCTTCCACTAATCACAGCAGACATCCCAGATCTACCAGATGATGTGGACCTTCAACCTGTCGACCCCAGCTTGCTGCATCCGGACCAGTGTAATTGCCAGAAATCTACACAGTCACCTATGGTCATTGTTGACATGGAGCCAGACATGCAGTTCGACCCTCTTTCAGAGACTTTGCAGGACATTCAATTGTCTGGGGAAGAATCTGATGGCTCAGATAAAAATGAAGACTCTGGCGGAGACACAGACACTGAGGAACGGGATGACCAAAGGCTAAGTGGACAGATATTTCGTGTTGCAGGGTCAACGTGGCAGACATGCTATCAAGAAGCACTAGATGCATGTTCTACTTTGCGACGAGAAGGTAAAGATATAGAAACCCGTGCAGTGTTTGAGAGGGACAATATAAAGGACAAAAATGCTATTAAGTTTGAAGTTTTTGTTGATAACTCCTGGCAGATAGTAGGCCACTGTCCAGGTCCTAAAATTCCCAAATTGACCAGGGCGATGAAGAAAGGCGTGGTCATTGAGATAACTTTGCACAGATTAACACTTGATTATTGCACCCCTGCTAAGAAGAACCTGTACAAAgcttatgtaaaaattgtaaagGAAGGTACCTGGGAAAAGGATAGTGTGAACTATCAGTACAATTCGTTTATTGCAACATAGATGTTCCTTTCCAAGAATCTCCAAAATATGGTCTTTGATGGAAATAAATAAGGCTTAAGGACACCATTCTTTAATAAATATTATTTAGCAACTTCTTGTTACAGTCTAACCTAGTCTTGCCACAAGTGAAATATTTAGCATCTTTTGATATCTACGCAGAAACAAAGATTAAGACTTTAGTATTGTATCCCTGTTAATAAGAACCTGTACAAAGCTTTTGTCAAGATCGTAAAGAAAGGTAACTGGGAGAGGAATACTGtaaactacaagtacaattcGGTTATTGCAACATAgaaaccaggcttttagccaggcaggcGTACACTTACTTGGAAACTATATTCAAATTCCTTCTATTCTCTATGTCTTATCAATGCAACATGTATCTCCCGACTTGCAACAAAATAGCATCTTTTATGAGTATACATTGAGTAATAAAACCAAAGTTTCTGAAGAACACAGGATCTGAAGATCATGCCTCATATGTACAAAAAACTAGTTTGACACAAGGCAAAAACTGATATCTTATAAGGTCAGAACCTGTATAACACTTATGACTATGTCTATACATGTGTTCTCCTCTTTCCTGACTTGCAACAAAATAACATCTTTTATGAGTATCATTGAGTAATTAAACTTAAGgttctgaagaaaacaaaatctgaaGAGCATGCCTCATATGTTCAATAACTAGTTTGACAGTTACAATAACTAGTTACAATAACTAGTATAACACTTGCAACAATGTATATACCTGAGTTCTCTTCTTTCTTGACTTGCAACAAAATAGCATCTTTTAAGTATACATTTAGCAATTAAATTAAAGGTTCTGAAGAAAACAAGATCCGCAGTGCTTGCCTCATATATACAATAACTAGTTTGACAGAAGGATACTTCAAAGCATATAACTAGGCAAAAACCCGTATAACACTTGCGACAATGTCTATATATACCTGTGGTCTCAAGATCAAAAACTGAttgtcatataaggtcaataccTGTATAACACTTGCAACAATGTCTATACCCGAGTTCTCTTCTTTCCTCACTTACAACAAAATAGCATCTTTTACAAGTATACATATACAGAATAAAAAGTAagcatacataaaataaaagacttagATATATACAACAGTGGTGACAGGTGGAAACAAGTGGCTATAGGCACTTtcttctgtaaaaaaacaaacaatgcttGGTACCATGACTAAAAAGTACatttatatcaaaatctcactcatcaaaaaatcgggcaagtggggtaggacatgagcttgcccaatcagcactttcacttggcTAGGACAATAAAACttttggacttgtccaaccctggatgTGGATATAACAGTTTAAAAGTAATCTTCTAAACAGGTGGCAAGCTACTTGGGACCTCAGGCAGTGGCACTTCTGGTCTGTGCATTATCTGCCTGATGGTCCCCCTGTTCCTGACCGGCAGGACACCCCTTGCAGTTGTGAAAATCGAAGCGTCTTCCCTTCTACAAGTGCGCAGTCGGTGGAGGCGCAGACGACCATCCTCAGGGTCATCATTGAAGGATGGGTAAGTGTCTTCTGCTTCCCTGAACCTCTCACTGATTGTCCAGTAGTAGAAAGGCAGGTCTGGGTCAATTCTCTTTGAGAATTCCCTGTGAAAGACAAATAAATAATTACAAACCTGTTCAAGTGAAATAATACATGCCATGGACACAAGAATTAAGAATACTGCCCATAATGACCTGTTCAAAAGTGATTTGTAATGTACGTCGCAAGTACAATGTGAGTACATGAAACCTTTCAATAATTTTACAAAAAGACCatactgtaattgtaaatgtttgaaaagataCTTAAATACCTGACTTCTGTAGGCCATCGAGCATGCAACTCCTTGAGGGTAAAGGTGTTTCCCATGTGTCGGTGAAGTCCAGCAAAGAAACACTCTACATCGTCTGTCGTGCTCGCTCTTGGATGCTCTTCATAGCCAATTGTCGCACTCTCACTTCTCCGCAGCTCCATTGACTCGATATTTGTTGTGACCGCGATGAGGGTTTCTCGGCTCCACCCAAGTACTCCTCGACCGAACCTAAAAAAAGCGACCAGAACAAAGATGTTCATTTCACTGGGTCTTTAATCCATctaggcattctcgagttatactaTTTGGTAAAGCCCCTATCTCACTGGATTTGCAAGTTAAAGAGAGCGGTTACTGCATTTTTTATATCTAATCATATTCATTGTGTAGGGTTTTCTTGCCTGTTGATGTCAAGAGTTGAGAAGTCTGGAGGGTAACGGCGCCATGGGGGGGAACGGTGATATGGCATCAGCTCATCAAGGATCATGTCCATCATGGCTGtgttcttctccttcctttcttcctctgAAAGCCCTCGGCCATCAGCTGCTTCATGCCATCCAGCAACAACTTCGATATAGCATGCTTCCCGGTGATACCCTCTGTGTCGGAGAAACCTGACCATGTTGTAGGACAGCAAGATCTCTGCATCGGTGACAGACTGCTTTCGGAAACCAAACAGGGCTGCCTCTGTTAGCCCTGGCTTGGGCTCACCATCTTGCGGATGGAGCGCTTCTTCGAGAGCATGGTGGTTAAACCACCGGGGAGGCTCTTTTCTGAGGTGACCAGCAATTCTCTTGAGGAGATGGCAATGATCTTCTCTTCTGTGAAGGTAGTTGAGGCCGTCTTTCTCTGGGACATACATGTGGTGTGTGAAATCAACCCCCTCAGTTCGAAGTTCCTCTATTCTGAGACGGTATCTGTATGTGGCCATTATTGATCGCAGCATGTCAGCCATGCACTCAGGCGAGTTGGCACGGAAGGTTGAGGGGCCACAATCTGGGGGCACGAGTTGTCCACGCAGTCTTACTACAGCATCCTCCTCTCTCATCTGCTCCACTGTTGTGAGTTTGTGGTATTCTTCAATCACTTCTGGTGGGATAGCCTTCTCCCTCATCTCTGTCAATGGCATGCCATTGTCATCCTCTGCACAGTGAAACCACAATCATCAATTAGTACAAACTGATGGGGAGTTCAGAGTCTATTGTGACATAAGCTGAACACATTTGGTTCGACAAGGGCAGAATTTGTGAGAAGATACAAGATGGCTTCACCATATTCCCCCTGCAGAATATCCCTGAAATCAGGTGAATTTGTTGCATTGTAAGTGTACTTGGGCCAAAGATATATCACACGGATAAAACATACTAATGTCAGTGGTACTGCACAGTCTGATATAATAGAGAGGCCAAACATTAAAGTCAAGTCAGCAGAGAAAGAAACTAACCTCCAACTTTCCGGAGTGACTTCAGCACAGTGTCAGAAGCCATCCTCCTGACACTGTCTTTCACCCCACGAATGATTTCATAGAGATGAATAGGGCGCTTGTTCCCAAGCGTCCTTAGGGAGTTGAACTCTCCATCCGTAACATCACCTGACAACAAATCACAAAGCACCACATCACTGATAgatttgcaaaatgaaaaagCTCTAAATGGAAAATTAGCTTTGAGTACCTAAAAAAGCCCCCAGCGCACAGGCTCTAGGGCCAACCCACTAGCATTGCACCAGAATATACCAATGGTCAACACCTCAGCAAAGACTATGTAGTCTACAAATGGACTTTATCATGAATTTTCGTTGAAATGTCTCAATAAAGAAGACAAATTTTCCTATAATGGATTTTGTTCAGCTTTGCATCATTCAACAGAAGCACTGTCATATTACAAAATACAGACAAGAGTAACACTCTACTTTTACTTTTGTGCTTTAACTTCAACTTTTGTCTTTACTATGTTTATAGTGGAGTTAAGCTTCACATGTAAAGTATAGACTCTTACCAACAGGTATCAGTCCCAGCTTCTTGGCCTCCTCATGGCACTTGTCCAGGAACTGCTGGAGGAACTGATCCCGGATACTGTGATATGGAATGAGCAGGATTGGCACAGCATAGGGCTTCTGATTTCGTCTTTCGTCAGACACCATAACGACCAATGCATGATCAGCAGCCACTCTCTTCTTCTTGAAGAGATTGTGCAAGtaggttttgttgtcttctctcaGTTCCACCAGACATTGGGCCACACGGCCAGGTTGAGGGGAAGCAGTTCCAAGAGCTGCCAGCAGCCTTTCATACCTACATAATATAGAAAGCATGTGCatgaaggtaaaggtaaagcagTCATCCTCAACTGATGTGAAGCATAAAttgtgctttttcaagtagctcaggtacatgtagttgtgcaATGCGGCTTTGCTAACTACTTGATTTATATAACTATGCAGACAGAAAATTGAAgtcaatatttctaaaagtcaCCTTTCATAGAAGGCTTTGGCCTGCTCCAGAAGGGTATTGTACTCTACCCTGTCCCATGCCAGGTTTTTCAGCACATCTGTAGATGAGTTAGCCTGCTCGAATTTCTTCTTATACCTCTTGTTTGCTGCCTCAAGGCCACCTTTCAGCAGATCAATGTCTTCTCCAAGATCCTGAAGGAGACTGAGGAGACAGGCCTCTAGATTGCGTGGCACGCAGGACTTCCCAGCTTCCCTGACAAGGACCATGCGTCTGTCGTTGTCAGCCCTTAGCTTCTCCAGGCTTCCATCCCCAAGATCAACGTCTCCAGCCCATTTGCCCTTTGTAGATGTCTGCAGAGCAACCTTCAAATCACAAGCATCAGCCTTAAACCAGACACGTGCTCCTGGCTTCATCTTGGCAAAGGATTCCAGTGCAGCGATCTGTATATAACAGAACAAACTTTACTGTATACTAATCTGATATGCATAAAATAGTAAAAGTTTTCCCAACATCCATGTCTATTCTTTAGTAGTGTGTCTACCAAATGAAGCTCAATAATTTCCATTCATAGACATCACAAGGAGCAGAACTgctgatactagtagtattactgctcttttttttttaaggtttgCAAACTCACATGGATACTGGAGTTGCCATCAAACTTCTCATTCTGTGCCAGTCTGTACATGGTGTCCAGGGAGGGGGCGGCGACATTAATATGTGCCTGTCAGAGAAGGAAGAGAATCATATGTCAAATAAGACatgacaagtaaaaaaaaatagacaaaaattacaCAGTAACAGAACAAGATGTACTTTCTTCAAATGCACAGTATTTAAGTGCCCCTAATTCTTTCACAATTCATGTTATCATACTACTCAAGGTAAATATCACTCTGAGCCAGCCTCCTTAGTACTGTACTAACTTAGGGAATCTACTGGAATAACTAAGTATgtcaaatacatacaaaatggaaTTGAAAAGGTATCGCTATTATGGCAAATATTCAGATACTACATTAAGTATATGGACTGGTTATCATCacaattgaaaatttgtgaaacaTAAAAGCcatctttatacatgtagtaacctTCAATGGGTCCAAGTCAGTGCTTTCCAGGCCACTCCACCCTGGCCCCCGAAACAGCCTCAAGAACCTGGTTGGAAACTCAGCACACATGCTCTCCAACCAGCTGGCATAGTCTGGAGAAATGCTGACCTACAGAACATACATGAGTACCATTGTATAAATTAATACCATAACAAGTTGGACATAACACTGTCTCTTGCTATGAAGTCTGCAATCTTCATCATATCTGATATCACCATAGATAATTTGTTCACACCCTCCTACCACAATGAACAAAGTTCCTGATCACACTTCTAATTGCCCAACACTACATGGCTTGGGGCCTGGCTAATTGCACAGGAAGATGGTAGCAAAAATGAATtggggttttcggaaaaccctgttcagtccagacagggaaatggggcggaaaaccctgtccagtctgaaaagagggtctgcataggggttcctggcaatgcttaaaagtattacttcagacagcacttacacagcataatgagtgacccaaaggtgcaatatgcatgcacacaaagtcagttctgtcaaatgcaaagtacccaattaacacttatctggtaggacatgagGGGAGAGAattgtccatcaaacaatggatagtgagtgtccgtcaatttcgggttgttaaataatggcaatacattacaaagacaggctttgaagagctggtctgtttaaatcctggtctgtttaaatcctggtttaatagaatgactgcgaaaggtttcaatatcaacacgactttagtacacaatgttataacattacatatattttacaatgcactacaataaagccgagatggcatttttcaaacgatagtacaagttgtgagctatatagaactatgtatccttttaaaaataatgtgttttatttgcaaaattatgccgtaaggctaatagcatgttcagtctcaaagacttaaagagtagacgttttttatatgatgagaagtaacaatgatggatgatttttgttaagtaataatttttgtatgacattgtgtcacacttcaagttgatgttatttctgtgcttagccgtattaaagattaaaaaaaaatgttgttgtatactagtacttagtagcttacaccgtatacccccatgcagaccctcttttcagacagcttacaatgtatacccccatgcagaccctcttttcagactggacagggttttccgcactCCGGACTGGACaagtttttccgaaaacccaaATGAATTGAGGTAATTAGTTacaaaattagacaaaactagccaaaacaacaaacaaaa
Protein-coding regions in this window:
- the LOC118431935 gene encoding uncharacterized protein LOC118431935 isoform X1, whose product is MLLVGLETRLKCGVMMSTPSTPQKRPHVGGSGHTPSGKRRQHKHGKKDGGARRPLSFLSPKITRSLGHMLTPKIQLAKSPRPVKHHQWTDKEDKALIQFLDLSHLDQDENVTDTASWPMRHANSPFWTEAATSIKTATRSSELLSANTVRNRCRKWRTKFDESLEAAVKSFGLETNSISRAKKTKETVSRGCQTKKLTVDQQTQTEHSCQDDVTTVLSSCKALTQSEFDSFMLMLLPQIVQSSSVLSFGDKLFSVVATAKNISTYPTDFFSKSINAMSTLQEHNKPNILYKFAHILSTNRPGTSTPLLQIDRMPFGLLQYQMEFFSATNVHQVSISPDYASWLESMCAEFPTRFLRLFRGPGWSGLESTDLDPLKAHINVAAPSLDTMYRLAQNEKFDGNSSIHIAALESFAKMKPGARVWFKADACDLKVALQTSTKGKWAGDVDLGDGSLEKLRADNDRRMVLVREAGKSCVPRNLEACLLSLLQDLGEDIDLLKGGLEAANKRYKKKFEQANSSTDVLKNLAWDRVEYNTLLEQAKAFYERYERLLAALGTASPQPGRVAQCLVELREDNKTYLHNLFKKKRVAADHALVVMVSDERRNQKPYAVPILLIPYHSIRDQFLQQFLDKCHEEAKKLGLIPVGDVTDGEFNSLRTLGNKRPIHLYEIIRGVKDSVRRMASDTVLKSLRKVGEDDNGMPLTEMREKAIPPEVIEEYHKLTTVEQMREEDAVVRLRGQLVPPDCGPSTFRANSPECMADMLRSIMATYRYRLRIEELRTEGVDFTHHMYVPEKDGLNYLHRREDHCHLLKRIAGHLRKEPPRWFNHHALEEALHPQDGEPKPGLTEAALFGFRKQSVTDAEILLSYNMVRFLRHRGYHREACYIEVVAGWHEAADGRGLSEEERKEKNTAMMDMILDELMPYHRSPPWRRYPPDFSTLDINRFGRGVLGWSRETLIAVTTNIESMELRRSESATIGYEEHPRASTTDDVECFFAGLHRHMGNTFTLKELHARWPTEVREFSKRIDPDLPFYYWTISERFREAEDTYPSFNDDPEDGRLRLHRLRTCRREDASIFTTARGVLPVRNRGTIRQIMHRPEVPLPEVPSSLPPV
- the LOC118431936 gene encoding uncharacterized protein LOC118431936; protein product: MPDRDGDRMFAGVLSPVKLRIKSSSTIKFNCSQDANMEEAQGTLLWEFEVLPTDRTALKLPLITADIPDLPDDVDLQPVDPSLLHPDQCNCQKSTQSPMVIVDMEPDMQFDPLSETLQDIQLSGEESDGSDKNEDSGGDTDTEERDDQRLSGQIFRVAGSTWQTCYQEALDACSTLRREGKDIETRAVFERDNIKDKNAIKFEVFVDNSWQIVGHCPGPKIPKLTRAMKKGVVIEITLHRLTLDYCTPAKKNLYKAYVKIVKEGTWEKDSVNYQYNSFIAT
- the LOC118431935 gene encoding uncharacterized protein LOC118431935 isoform X2 translates to MMSTPSTPQKRPHVGGSGHTPSGKRRQHKHGKKDGGARRPLSFLSPKITRSLGHMLTPKIQLAKSPRPVKHHQWTDKEDKALIQFLDLSHLDQDENVTDTASWPMRHANSPFWTEAATSIKTATRSSELLSANTVRNRCRKWRTKFDESLEAAVKSFGLETNSISRAKKTKETVSRGCQTKKLTVDQQTQTEHSCQDDVTTVLSSCKALTQSEFDSFMLMLLPQIVQSSSVLSFGDKLFSVVATAKNISTYPTDFFSKSINAMSTLQEHNKPNILYKFAHILSTNRPGTSTPLLQIDRMPFGLLQYQMEFFSATNVHQVSISPDYASWLESMCAEFPTRFLRLFRGPGWSGLESTDLDPLKAHINVAAPSLDTMYRLAQNEKFDGNSSIHIAALESFAKMKPGARVWFKADACDLKVALQTSTKGKWAGDVDLGDGSLEKLRADNDRRMVLVREAGKSCVPRNLEACLLSLLQDLGEDIDLLKGGLEAANKRYKKKFEQANSSTDVLKNLAWDRVEYNTLLEQAKAFYERYERLLAALGTASPQPGRVAQCLVELREDNKTYLHNLFKKKRVAADHALVVMVSDERRNQKPYAVPILLIPYHSIRDQFLQQFLDKCHEEAKKLGLIPVGDVTDGEFNSLRTLGNKRPIHLYEIIRGVKDSVRRMASDTVLKSLRKVGEDDNGMPLTEMREKAIPPEVIEEYHKLTTVEQMREEDAVVRLRGQLVPPDCGPSTFRANSPECMADMLRSIMATYRYRLRIEELRTEGVDFTHHMYVPEKDGLNYLHRREDHCHLLKRIAGHLRKEPPRWFNHHALEEALHPQDGEPKPGLTEAALFGFRKQSVTDAEILLSYNMVRFLRHRGYHREACYIEVVAGWHEAADGRGLSEEERKEKNTAMMDMILDELMPYHRSPPWRRYPPDFSTLDINRFGRGVLGWSRETLIAVTTNIESMELRRSESATIGYEEHPRASTTDDVECFFAGLHRHMGNTFTLKELHARWPTEVREFSKRIDPDLPFYYWTISERFREAEDTYPSFNDDPEDGRLRLHRLRTCRREDASIFTTARGVLPVRNRGTIRQIMHRPEVPLPEVPSSLPPV